The Teredinibacter sp. KSP-S5-2 genome includes a window with the following:
- a CDS encoding flagellar hook-length control protein FliK, whose product MTPLLPEPTVVNTDRSSVLAKKHGQDVSAVTGETEKTFREELDKQQAVKPVVKDKVSTDSTQTTTQTVSATTTELQDSNEQVVETTEVAEAETETDTPVTVVDADANTNNALLDNDSKTESEPSQVDSEDDIEGTPESVLQVLHTGKPLSTDEKTEEGGVNEPSDITPLNDPTLVSALTESAVKGEKGENGNSTSRILELMTSYRIKSANSASGSNNSSIGQTVSDVSLTSKVSLNSSVGEQGVELKPVSLSNSELSLVNQNPAAKVSKPLTATQLANALNAKSQNDNAPLSVSFAELLKSSVKGEPSLNLNEHSSFQAVNNLTSASPSPLSTEMRMQIDIKVGQPQWAQALAERTANLAGQNIQFAEIQLDPPELGPLQVKVAVSHDHATVSFASAHQSVRDGIDQSIFRLKELLGEQGVNLVDVDVSDHSFEQQQQGTGDGEQSGSVADGVMSSDVVEEEIVHTNVQLDYAVDYFV is encoded by the coding sequence ATGACGCCTTTATTACCCGAACCGACCGTTGTTAATACTGACCGATCATCAGTGTTGGCCAAAAAGCACGGTCAAGACGTATCTGCCGTCACAGGAGAAACCGAAAAAACATTTCGGGAAGAGTTGGATAAGCAACAGGCGGTTAAGCCCGTGGTAAAAGACAAAGTATCAACGGATAGTACTCAGACAACCACCCAAACAGTGTCAGCCACAACCACTGAGCTACAAGACTCCAATGAACAGGTTGTTGAGACGACTGAGGTGGCAGAGGCTGAAACTGAAACGGATACTCCAGTTACCGTTGTTGATGCGGATGCAAATACCAACAATGCATTACTTGATAATGACAGCAAAACTGAGAGTGAACCATCGCAGGTAGATAGTGAGGATGATATCGAGGGCACACCTGAATCTGTGCTTCAGGTTTTGCACACTGGAAAGCCATTATCGACAGATGAAAAAACGGAAGAGGGGGGTGTGAATGAGCCATCAGATATTACCCCTTTGAACGATCCAACTCTCGTTTCAGCGTTAACAGAAAGTGCTGTTAAAGGCGAAAAGGGTGAAAACGGAAACTCGACTTCACGTATTTTGGAATTAATGACTTCGTATCGCATTAAGTCTGCCAATTCAGCATCAGGTTCCAACAACAGTTCAATAGGGCAAACGGTTTCGGATGTCAGTCTAACATCGAAGGTCTCGCTAAATTCTTCTGTAGGGGAACAGGGTGTTGAGCTAAAACCGGTGAGTTTATCTAACAGTGAATTGTCTCTGGTGAATCAGAATCCTGCGGCGAAAGTGTCCAAGCCTCTTACTGCCACGCAACTTGCAAATGCCCTTAACGCAAAATCACAAAATGACAATGCGCCTTTGTCTGTATCGTTTGCAGAGTTACTCAAATCATCGGTGAAAGGTGAGCCGAGTTTGAATCTAAACGAGCACTCCAGCTTCCAGGCCGTAAATAATTTAACTTCAGCATCACCATCTCCTTTGTCGACTGAGATGCGTATGCAGATTGATATTAAAGTTGGCCAGCCGCAATGGGCACAGGCTTTGGCTGAGCGAACGGCGAACCTGGCTGGGCAGAACATTCAGTTTGCAGAAATACAACTGGATCCGCCAGAACTGGGGCCGTTGCAGGTTAAGGTTGCAGTCAGTCACGATCATGCCACGGTGAGCTTTGCTTCGGCTCATCAATCGGTCAGAGATGGCATTGATCAGTCAATTTTTCGTCTCAAAGAACTCTTGGGTGAGCAGGGTGTAAATCTGGTTGATGTGGATGTATCTGATCATTCGTTTGAACAGCAGCAACAAGGAACGGGGGACGGGGAACAGTCCGGTTCCGTCGCTGATGGTGTTATGTCTTCCGATGTTGTTGAGGAAGAAATCGTGCACACCAATGTTCAACTTGATTATGCTGTGGACTATTTTGTCTAA
- a CDS encoding Hpt domain-containing protein, with protein MSSVDHDMLNSLKELLDEKFSQLIQTYLEDGSRRMELLKEAVADSNFEGIRQEAHGLKGSSRNIGANPIAELCAQLEIMGRDKLGEGIEQQFASVEQEFAAVSSELEKYLN; from the coding sequence ATGTCGTCTGTTGATCACGATATGTTAAATAGTTTAAAAGAATTATTAGATGAAAAATTCAGCCAGCTAATACAAACCTACCTGGAAGATGGTAGCCGTCGTATGGAATTGTTGAAAGAGGCTGTAGCTGACAGCAATTTTGAAGGTATTCGCCAGGAGGCTCATGGTTTAAAAGGTAGCAGCCGGAATATTGGAGCTAACCCGATTGCTGAGCTGTGCGCCCAGTTGGAAATTATGGGGCGGGATAAGTTGGGTGAAGGTATAGAGCAACAATTTGCCTCTGTGGAGCAAGAGTTTGCCGCTGTTTCCTCTGAGCTCGAAAAATATTTGAATTAA
- a CDS encoding fused response regulator/phosphatase, whose product MAQAANQKHLKILIAEDSAPDRMILESIVTQVGHTAISVEDGVQAVEAYKKERPDIVLLDVLMPNMGGMDTAREIRKISAGELVPIVFLTSLSDNESLVECLEAGGDDFASKPYNRVVIQSKIKAFSRMREMHQTLAEQKSQIEANNRHLIQEQRVAKQVFDKIAHSGCLDLSNIRYYMSPLAVFNGDVLVSEVSPSGSIVMLLGDFTGHGLPAAIGSMPLATTFYGMVRKGFSMADILREINAKLNQILPVGFFCCATCIDVNFTKQRLRVWNGGLPDCYLYRADTDNYEKIQSSHLPLGVLSHREFKAETQRIRLEEGDRFYMWSDGICEARNGKGEMFGEERLHRLMERRKGQDILFDEILGQVHNHIGTSDKNDDISLVEILMEEVDLVVHEDISEKAKQGQLKDWKMDFRVESSSLKDYDPLPLLLNILSEIPGLRRHSAMLYTVMSEMFNNALDHGILGMTSDQKLSPEGFVAYYDDRRKKLNSLHDDYMVITLAHQYQANGGLLIIRVKDSGEGFDFQARESRKQQEAQPIRYHGEDAPEEKPNYFGRGLTLIDSICEKLIIHPPGNDIEAHFRWENES is encoded by the coding sequence ATGGCTCAAGCTGCGAACCAAAAACATCTAAAAATATTAATTGCGGAAGATTCTGCTCCCGACAGAATGATTCTTGAGTCAATCGTGACTCAGGTTGGCCATACTGCAATCAGTGTCGAAGACGGCGTTCAGGCTGTCGAAGCCTATAAAAAAGAACGCCCGGATATTGTGTTGCTGGATGTACTCATGCCGAATATGGGCGGGATGGATACTGCTCGTGAAATTCGCAAAATATCTGCTGGCGAATTGGTTCCAATTGTCTTTTTAACCTCTTTATCTGATAACGAGTCGTTGGTTGAGTGTCTTGAAGCCGGCGGAGATGATTTTGCCTCTAAACCCTACAATCGGGTTGTTATTCAATCGAAAATTAAAGCCTTCAGTCGCATGCGTGAAATGCACCAGACGTTGGCGGAACAAAAATCCCAGATTGAGGCGAATAACCGCCACCTGATTCAAGAGCAGCGTGTAGCGAAACAGGTTTTCGACAAAATTGCCCACAGCGGTTGCCTGGATCTCAGTAATATTCGTTATTACATGTCACCCCTCGCGGTGTTCAACGGAGACGTACTGGTTTCTGAGGTTAGTCCCAGTGGCAGTATTGTCATGTTATTGGGAGATTTCACCGGACACGGTTTACCCGCGGCCATCGGTTCAATGCCGTTGGCAACCACTTTTTATGGCATGGTACGCAAAGGGTTTTCGATGGCGGATATCCTGCGTGAAATTAATGCCAAGCTAAATCAGATTCTTCCCGTTGGCTTCTTTTGTTGTGCCACATGTATTGATGTGAACTTTACTAAGCAACGATTACGTGTCTGGAATGGTGGTTTACCTGATTGCTATCTCTATCGTGCCGATACTGATAATTACGAAAAGATTCAGTCCAGCCATTTACCTTTGGGCGTGCTATCTCATAGGGAGTTCAAAGCCGAAACCCAGCGTATTCGCCTTGAAGAAGGGGACCGCTTTTATATGTGGTCCGACGGCATTTGTGAAGCGCGTAATGGTAAAGGGGAAATGTTTGGTGAGGAGCGACTTCATCGGCTGATGGAGCGTCGTAAAGGACAGGATATTCTGTTCGATGAAATCCTTGGTCAGGTACATAATCATATTGGCACCAGCGATAAAAATGATGACATTTCCCTGGTCGAAATTCTCATGGAAGAAGTGGACTTGGTGGTGCATGAGGATATTTCCGAAAAAGCCAAGCAGGGACAGTTAAAAGATTGGAAGATGGATTTTCGTGTGGAGTCTTCTTCCTTGAAGGATTACGACCCATTACCGCTGCTGTTGAATATTCTGTCCGAGATCCCGGGTCTTAGACGACATAGCGCCATGCTTTATACCGTCATGTCAGAGATGTTTAATAATGCGTTGGATCACGGTATTTTGGGTATGACGTCAGACCAGAAACTAAGCCCGGAAGGTTTTGTGGCTTATTATGACGATCGACGAAAAAAACTGAACAGCTTGCATGATGACTATATGGTCATTACCTTGGCGCACCAGTATCAAGCTAATGGTGGTTTGCTTATTATTCGTGTGAAGGATTCGGGAGAAGGCTTTGACTTTCAAGCTCGAGAGTCCAGAAAGCAGCAGGAGGCTCAACCCATTCGATACCATGGTGAGGATGCGCCTGAAGAAAAACCGAATTATTTTGGTCGCGGACTAACATTAATCGACTCAATTTGTGAGAAACTCATTATTCATCCACCGGGAAATGATATCGAAGCCCATTTCCGCTGGGAAAATGAAAGCTAG
- a CDS encoding STAS domain-containing protein, with translation MAIKSQVSEGGELLTISIDGRFDASSLDEFRKSYEDTDPSEIQRYVVDLEDTIHLDSSALGMLLVLRDFAGGDQANITISNCSPEVRKIFAISSFEQLFTIE, from the coding sequence ATGGCAATTAAGTCTCAAGTTTCAGAAGGTGGTGAGCTATTAACCATTTCCATTGACGGAAGATTTGATGCATCATCCCTGGACGAATTCCGCAAAAGCTATGAAGATACCGACCCAAGTGAAATACAGCGTTATGTAGTGGATTTGGAAGACACTATCCATCTCGACAGCTCTGCTTTGGGGATGCTTCTGGTGCTTCGAGATTTCGCTGGCGGTGATCAAGCTAACATCACGATATCCAATTGCTCGCCGGAAGTTCGCAAAATATTTGCTATTTCGAGTTTCGAACAATTATTTACGATTGAGTAA
- a CDS encoding chemotaxis response regulator protein-glutamate methylesterase has translation MSSFRNKIKVLIVDDSAVIRSVLTEILSSDSRILVVGAAVDPYDAREQIKKYNPDVITLDIEMPRMNGIEFLKNLMRLRPMPVVMISTLTHDGAPATLEALSLGAVDFIGKPQDQGHGALEKYKETIIEKVVAASSANVIANEGQHPVSPQPQLNSVAKNGTLRPGFICAIGASTGGTEAIKDVIVSLPEDSPPVVVAQHIPAVFSTSFAQRVDKMSAMRVYEASHKQAIERGCVYIAPGDAHLKIKRQGSGYICLLDDGAPVNRHKPSVEVLFDSVTQEAGASSMGIILTGMGADGAEALLRMRQTGATTVAQDENTSVVWGMPGSAVKLGAADKVLALSQIPKYIITKGFQ, from the coding sequence ATGAGTAGCTTTAGAAATAAAATAAAAGTACTTATTGTCGATGATTCGGCCGTTATTCGGTCCGTATTGACAGAAATACTCTCTTCTGACTCGCGCATACTTGTCGTAGGTGCTGCGGTAGACCCCTATGATGCAAGGGAGCAGATTAAAAAATACAATCCAGATGTAATTACTTTGGATATTGAAATGCCACGAATGAATGGCATTGAATTTTTAAAAAATTTAATGCGTCTGCGGCCAATGCCGGTGGTAATGATTTCCACCCTGACCCATGACGGAGCACCTGCGACACTTGAAGCACTTTCTCTCGGAGCCGTGGACTTTATTGGTAAACCACAAGATCAGGGCCATGGCGCGCTGGAAAAATATAAAGAAACGATTATCGAAAAAGTGGTTGCGGCTTCTTCTGCCAATGTGATTGCTAATGAGGGGCAGCACCCTGTTTCGCCGCAACCTCAATTAAATTCTGTGGCTAAAAACGGCACACTGCGGCCTGGTTTTATTTGTGCTATTGGCGCTTCAACTGGTGGTACGGAAGCAATTAAAGATGTCATTGTGTCTTTACCTGAAGATTCTCCTCCCGTCGTGGTGGCTCAACACATTCCTGCAGTTTTCAGTACATCTTTTGCTCAGCGTGTGGATAAAATGTCCGCAATGCGCGTGTATGAAGCCAGCCATAAACAGGCAATTGAACGTGGTTGCGTCTATATTGCTCCTGGTGATGCGCACTTAAAAATAAAACGACAGGGTTCGGGCTATATTTGTTTACTGGATGACGGGGCTCCGGTTAATCGGCATAAACCATCCGTCGAGGTTTTGTTCGATTCGGTGACGCAGGAAGCGGGTGCTTCCTCAATGGGAATCATTCTAACGGGAATGGGCGCCGATGGTGCTGAAGCGTTATTACGTATGCGACAAACCGGAGCAACCACTGTCGCACAAGATGAAAATACCAGTGTGGTGTGGGGGATGCCGGGAAGTGCGGTAAAGCTGGGAGCAGCAGATAAAGTTTTGGCGCTCTCTCAGATACCGAAATACATCATCACGAAAGGATTTCAATAG
- the cheD gene encoding chemoreceptor glutamine deamidase CheD gives MNAKLFPPVIAGFEHVNRYWDRRMDMPAAKILPGECYVSAHGEIIGTVLGSCVAACVRDAKIGVGGMNHFMLPVQSSDSHKVNRPSVVNAELCYGNWAMEYLINTIIKLGGRRDRLEVKVFGGGRVLSSMTNIDVGRRNIEFVLDYLDRDCLKIVAKDLGGESPRKVLYFPDTGAVKLKRLRTMQNDTIQKREKAYLDKMSKKPKSGDVELF, from the coding sequence ATGAACGCAAAGCTTTTTCCTCCTGTTATAGCGGGCTTTGAGCATGTGAACCGCTATTGGGATCGCAGAATGGATATGCCGGCGGCAAAAATTTTGCCGGGGGAATGCTACGTGAGTGCTCATGGAGAAATCATTGGTACTGTTTTGGGTTCCTGTGTGGCAGCCTGTGTGCGAGACGCCAAAATTGGTGTGGGTGGGATGAACCATTTCATGCTACCTGTCCAAAGTTCAGATTCTCATAAGGTTAATCGTCCAAGCGTTGTGAATGCTGAATTGTGTTATGGCAACTGGGCGATGGAGTATTTAATTAATACCATTATTAAACTGGGTGGGCGCAGAGATAGGTTAGAGGTCAAAGTGTTTGGTGGCGGACGGGTTTTGTCCAGTATGACGAATATTGACGTTGGCCGCAGAAACATTGAATTTGTATTGGACTATCTGGATCGGGACTGTCTGAAAATCGTCGCAAAGGATTTAGGGGGAGAATCGCCCAGAAAGGTTTTGTACTTCCCCGATACAGGGGCGGTAAAATTAAAGCGTCTCCGTACTATGCAAAATGACACTATTCAAAAACGCGAAAAAGCTTACTTGGATAAAATGTCGAAGAAACCTAAATCGGGTGATGTTGAGCTTTTTTAG
- a CDS encoding protein-glutamate O-methyltransferase CheR — MKAIDDFSDREFPMTDKDFKEIQNIAYTRTGISLSHHKKNMIYGRLARRLRRLGLNSFAEYLQIISQDNEVESVEFINAITTNLTSFFRENHHFEYLRSTVLPNLIKRNAKERRIRIWSAGCSTGEEPYSIAMVLKDCAALNSWDVKVLATDLDSNVVQSGKEGVYLRDRAENIPDTYRKFLATDKRHEYVRVKENVRGLITFKKLNLMHDWPMKGPFDVIFCRNVVIYFNAETQRRLFDRYATILKSDGYLFIGHSENLHKVSNRFDSLGRTMYQRII, encoded by the coding sequence TTGAAAGCAATTGATGATTTCTCTGACCGTGAATTTCCGATGACCGATAAGGACTTTAAGGAAATTCAGAACATCGCATACACGAGAACAGGAATTAGCCTGTCTCATCATAAAAAGAATATGATCTACGGACGTTTAGCAAGGCGTCTACGCCGTTTAGGCTTGAACAGCTTTGCTGAATATCTTCAAATTATCTCTCAGGATAATGAAGTTGAGTCGGTAGAATTTATCAATGCGATAACAACCAATTTAACGTCGTTCTTTCGAGAAAACCACCATTTCGAATATTTACGTTCAACGGTTCTTCCAAATCTAATTAAACGTAATGCCAAAGAAAGGCGAATTCGTATTTGGTCGGCGGGATGTTCAACCGGTGAAGAGCCATACTCAATCGCAATGGTGTTAAAGGACTGTGCCGCGTTAAACAGTTGGGATGTGAAAGTTCTGGCAACAGACTTGGACTCCAATGTCGTACAGTCAGGAAAAGAGGGCGTCTACCTCCGCGATAGAGCGGAAAATATTCCCGATACTTATCGCAAGTTTCTCGCTACAGATAAACGGCATGAATATGTTCGGGTTAAGGAAAACGTTCGTGGGTTAATTACTTTTAAAAAACTTAACCTGATGCACGACTGGCCGATGAAAGGCCCTTTTGACGTGATATTTTGTCGGAATGTGGTGATTTATTTTAATGCAGAAACGCAAAGAAGGTTATTTGATCGATATGCGACTATTCTGAAAAGTGACGGTTATTTATTTATTGGACACAGCGAAAACCTGCATAAAGTCAGTAACCGTTTTGATTCTTTGGGACGGACAATGTATCAGAGAATTATTTAA
- a CDS encoding methyl-accepting chemotaxis protein: MSSLLKLFGLGGESCKEVTDKYMAVLRTQAVMELDLNGNVITANQVFLDIMGYSLQDVAGRHHSMLYDETVRESEEFRHFWSALLRGENQITEFRYEGNYKKTVWLHANYTPLLDGQGKPYRILALATDITARKQEEEENRKSASLANALKLCQANVMLADNDLNIVYMNDTVTAMLKENEVVLNQSLGDFSVDKLIGQSVDRFHKNASHQRELLGNLTEPYQTDIHVGNLTFGLIASPWIDGKGTRLGTLVEWKDKTDELAAENKRAKEEAENLRIKQALDVCDTCVMLADDDLNIIYINDAVTKMLSDREESIQTALPNFKVSKLVGSCVDDFHANSSHQRDLLKNIKQPYSTDIKLAGLTFGLIATPIYSSAGVRLGTVVEWNDKTERLAKEAEEQEVAQENARVKLALDSVTTNVMIADSDANIVYMNEAVTSMMRKAESDIKKDLPNFDSNNLVGKNIDVFHKDPQHQRNLLKDLKQAYYGKAQAGGRSFTVIANPVFHGGTRIGTVVEWADRTAELAIEREIDVMVDAASAGDFSKQVSLDAKEGFFLNLSKGLNQLVSTVEVAMNDVLRMLGAMARGDLSERITRDYEGAFGQLKDDANATADKLTDVITKIRNASGAISSGANEIAQGNADLSQRTEEQASSLEETASSMEEMTSAVKQSADNAIQANSLAREAQKKAQEGGSVVSDAVSAMSEINESSKKISDIIGVIDEIAFQTNLLALNAAVEAARAGEQGRGFAVVAGEVRNLAQRSAAAAKEIKDLIRDSVTKVEDGAALVNESGKTLAEIVSAVENVTSMMQEIADAAREQTSGIEQVNTAVSQMDEMTQQNAALVEEASAAGEAMADQAKNMNDIVAFFSTAGIPSDYTDSAPVAELKTYSSGGSRPASDSSGGGYDSDDEWEEF; the protein is encoded by the coding sequence ATGAGCAGTCTACTTAAACTCTTTGGACTCGGCGGGGAGAGTTGTAAGGAAGTTACTGATAAATATATGGCAGTGCTAAGAACGCAAGCTGTGATGGAACTGGATCTTAATGGTAATGTGATTACCGCGAACCAGGTTTTCCTGGATATTATGGGATACAGTTTGCAGGATGTTGCTGGTAGGCACCATAGTATGCTTTACGATGAAACCGTTCGTGAAAGTGAAGAGTTTCGTCATTTTTGGAGTGCATTGCTACGTGGCGAAAATCAAATAACGGAGTTTCGTTACGAAGGTAATTACAAAAAAACAGTATGGCTGCATGCCAATTATACCCCTCTGCTTGATGGTCAGGGTAAACCATATCGAATTCTGGCGTTGGCAACAGATATTACCGCACGGAAACAGGAAGAGGAAGAAAATAGAAAGTCTGCAAGTTTAGCCAATGCGTTAAAGCTTTGTCAGGCTAACGTTATGTTGGCGGATAACGACCTAAATATTGTTTACATGAACGACACTGTAACAGCCATGCTTAAGGAAAATGAAGTCGTTCTGAACCAGAGTTTGGGTGATTTTTCGGTTGATAAACTGATTGGGCAGAGTGTTGATCGATTCCATAAAAATGCGAGCCATCAGAGAGAATTGCTTGGTAATCTGACTGAACCCTATCAAACCGATATCCACGTCGGTAATTTGACTTTTGGTCTTATTGCTTCGCCCTGGATCGATGGAAAAGGCACCCGTTTGGGAACTCTGGTTGAATGGAAAGATAAGACGGATGAGTTGGCCGCTGAAAACAAACGGGCCAAGGAAGAGGCAGAGAACCTGAGAATTAAACAGGCTCTCGATGTGTGCGATACCTGTGTCATGCTTGCTGACGACGATTTAAATATTATCTATATTAATGATGCTGTTACAAAAATGCTTTCCGACCGCGAGGAGTCTATTCAGACTGCTCTACCAAACTTTAAGGTCAGTAAACTGGTTGGCTCATGTGTTGATGATTTTCATGCAAACTCGAGCCATCAACGAGATCTTCTGAAAAATATAAAACAACCGTATTCGACGGACATTAAACTGGCTGGATTAACGTTTGGCTTAATCGCCACGCCCATATACTCATCAGCCGGTGTCCGTTTGGGAACTGTAGTTGAGTGGAATGATAAAACTGAACGACTTGCCAAGGAAGCAGAAGAGCAGGAAGTTGCTCAGGAAAATGCACGAGTTAAGTTGGCACTGGACTCGGTAACCACTAACGTAATGATCGCCGATTCGGATGCCAATATCGTGTATATGAATGAAGCGGTAACGAGCATGATGCGCAAGGCGGAATCGGATATTAAAAAGGATCTACCCAATTTTGATAGTAATAATCTTGTGGGTAAAAATATTGATGTTTTCCATAAGGACCCTCAGCATCAACGAAATTTATTAAAAGATTTAAAACAAGCTTATTATGGTAAGGCACAAGCTGGCGGGAGAAGTTTTACGGTAATTGCTAATCCTGTTTTTCATGGAGGAACACGTATAGGAACCGTTGTTGAATGGGCTGATAGAACAGCTGAGTTGGCCATTGAGCGAGAAATTGATGTGATGGTTGATGCTGCCAGCGCAGGAGATTTCAGCAAGCAGGTTTCCCTGGATGCTAAAGAAGGGTTTTTCCTAAATCTAAGCAAAGGGTTGAATCAACTGGTCAGTACTGTCGAAGTGGCCATGAACGATGTTTTACGTATGCTTGGCGCTATGGCAAGAGGGGATTTATCCGAAAGAATTACCCGCGATTATGAAGGTGCCTTTGGCCAGTTAAAAGATGATGCCAATGCAACGGCCGATAAATTAACGGATGTTATTACCAAAATTAGAAATGCATCCGGTGCGATTTCTTCCGGGGCAAATGAAATTGCACAGGGTAATGCGGATTTGAGTCAGCGCACTGAGGAGCAGGCTTCGTCTTTGGAAGAAACTGCGTCCAGTATGGAAGAAATGACATCGGCGGTAAAACAAAGTGCTGATAATGCGATTCAGGCAAATAGTTTGGCGCGTGAAGCACAGAAAAAGGCTCAGGAAGGTGGAAGTGTGGTTAGTGATGCTGTGTCCGCCATGTCTGAAATTAACGAGTCGAGCAAAAAAATCAGCGACATTATTGGTGTGATTGATGAAATTGCATTCCAAACCAATCTACTGGCTTTGAACGCGGCAGTGGAAGCAGCTAGAGCAGGTGAACAAGGTCGCGGATTTGCGGTTGTCGCTGGTGAAGTGCGTAATCTGGCGCAACGGTCTGCAGCGGCAGCGAAAGAAATTAAAGATTTAATTCGAGATAGTGTGACCAAGGTTGAAGATGGTGCTGCACTGGTTAACGAGTCAGGTAAAACACTGGCAGAAATTGTTTCCGCCGTTGAAAACGTGACCAGTATGATGCAGGAAATTGCCGACGCTGCACGGGAGCAGACATCTGGAATCGAACAGGTAAATACCGCGGTATCGCAAATGGATGAGATGACGCAACAAAATGCGGCGTTAGTGGAGGAGGCTTCCGCCGCGGGCGAAGCTATGGCGGATCAGGCAAAAAATATGAACGATATCGTAGCCTTTTTCTCTACTGCTGGTATTCCCTCAGATTACACAGACAGTGCACCGGTAGCAGAACTGAAAACCTACTCAAGTGGTGGTAGTCGACCTGCCTCGGATAGTTCGGGTGGAGGCTATGACAGCGATGATGAATGGGAGGAGTTTTAG
- a CDS encoding chemotaxis protein CheW encodes MQTQQSVSVESAVMQVGETPEAGKSTNNQYLTFIMANEEYGVDILCVQEIRGWESATPLPNAPPHIKGVINLRGTIVPIIDLRQCFGLNGIEYTPVTVVIVLKVQTSDGSRTMGIVVDAVSDVYSLSENDMRSAPDLGNAVNTDFIRGLVNVDEKMVILLDIDKLLTLDDIPNLSSIADKLSAESIN; translated from the coding sequence ATGCAAACTCAACAATCTGTTTCGGTAGAAAGTGCGGTTATGCAAGTGGGTGAAACTCCCGAAGCAGGAAAAAGCACGAATAATCAATATCTCACTTTTATCATGGCCAATGAAGAATATGGTGTGGATATTTTATGTGTTCAGGAAATTCGCGGTTGGGAATCTGCAACACCTTTACCTAATGCGCCTCCCCATATTAAAGGTGTAATTAATTTGCGTGGAACCATTGTGCCTATTATCGATTTGCGTCAGTGCTTTGGTTTAAATGGCATCGAATACACGCCAGTGACTGTAGTGATTGTTTTGAAAGTTCAAACCAGTGACGGGAGTCGAACTATGGGGATTGTTGTCGATGCGGTTTCCGATGTGTATTCCCTGTCAGAGAATGACATGCGCTCAGCTCCAGATTTGGGTAATGCAGTCAATACCGATTTTATTCGAGGCTTAGTTAATGTCGATGAGAAGATGGTGATACTTCTCGATATCGATAAGCTCTTAACCTTGGATGATATTCCAAACCTCTCCAGTATTGCAGATAAGCTATCTGCCGAATCTATCAACTAA